From the Populus nigra chromosome 13, ddPopNigr1.1, whole genome shotgun sequence genome, the window GCACAATGGTTGCCTCATTGAAAGGTGATGTTTATGGCTTTGGTGTTGTGCTTTTGGAGTTGGTAACTGGACAGAAAGCTTTAGATGTCAATAATGAAGAGGAAGGATTCAAAGGGAATTTGGTGGATTGGGTTAATCAATTGGTGAGCACTGGTCGAAGCAAGGATGCCATTGATAAAGCTCTAACTGGGAAAGGTCATGATGATGAGATTATGCAGTTCTTGAGGGTTGCTTGGAGCTGTGTTGTTTCCAGGCCCAAGGACAGGCCTTCAATGTACCAAGTCTATGAGTCTCTGAAGGGTTTGGCTGAGAAACATGGTTTCTTTGATCAATACGATGAATTCCCACTGATCTTTGGCAAACCAGATCCTGATTACAAGGAGTAGCATAGGCAgaacaagaagaacaaaaaaattttatccttGTGAAGAAAAATAGTAGCATATTGGCATCTTTGCATTCATGCTATGTTTTGGAAGACTTTGGTATGCTCCTCGTCATTGTGCTTGATTATTGGATAATTATGTACATTACATGAGGCATCAGTACCGTACCTTCTATGTAGCCTAGGAAATTTCTCATTTCCCCCCTGCAAAACTTCTGAATTGATCTGTCATTTGTAGAATGTTTCTACTGGGAaagctttttttcttaatcattgAAGATGTTGCTATGTTCATGTGACATAAGGGATGGCCTATATTCTATATTctattttcatgtatttgttgaatttttttttgtgtaagtGGTTGTCTTTTACGCTAATATTTTGCCAAATCGTGAGAAATTGATATGTCTGCATATCTGAGAAGCGTTCTATCCATGATCAGTATGATCAGATCTGTTGTTTCTTGATGTCCCAAGATTTCTGATATTTATTGTTCAATGAACTTAAAAGTTTTCATTTTCACCTTGCATGATTTTGCAATGCTTGGATTATGCGTGtgcaaatcaaatcaaatgaagatTCACCTGCATAGTTTAGGAATTCTAGATTCTTCTAGCCTCTAGATTCACCTGCTTGGATTATGCTTGGATTATGCGTGtgcaaatcaaatcaaatgaagatTCACCTGCATAGTTTAGGAATTCTAGATTCACCTGCATGGTATGTCTCCATTTCTCTCTAATATCATCAAAAAGGTTTAATGATCTTTAGGGGAAATGGAGCAAGTTCTCCAGTACTACACCGATGCCATTGCTATGCCTGCTCTGTTTCACTGTCTTGCCTATTAAGATTCTGTGTTGAAACTGCTCTTAGTACCAACTGATCCCAAAAGATAAGTTTCCTTCAAAAATCATAGAGCTAAGATAGCACTTGTCCTTAATGTCCTCCTCAAGCTATGATCATGCCGCCCCAAAATTAGTCTTCCACTGCAGCTGGAGATGTAGACACCCAGTACCTTTAACTGATCCATACAGGCTATCTCCTAAAATGCCTTGAATGTTCTGGTTCTGGATTATTTCAGTAACTATGCAGCAATTcagtagatttatttatttataaccaCAAGGAGATAGAAAGTGAATCCCTTCAAGCTCAAAATTAGGAGTATGTTACATCTTGAGGTTGCTGATGTGTTTGAAACTGTTTTTTGTTCTGATCAtggttttttaaagaatttggTTAATCAACAcgtatcataattttatataggTAAACTCTCTCGAAACCTTGATAACAATAAATTacaatgtattattttttaaaaatttattttttcaaaccataaatGTAAAAACTACCGCAAACACATTAGTGTCAGTGAGCTTCTGGGGAGGTGGAGGAACAACTCTGGAACCAACCTTTGGCAGCAGTATTTGTATCCCTAATCCGTGACCATATTAATCTTCCACTGGCATCTCCAACTTCGTGGTCCTGGTCAATTTTATTAAGTTCATAAATCCTCAACAGAGATGAAGAAGATTCTTTTACATCTCAGAAGCACAACCTTCTCGTGATAACATTTATACTAGTCCGAAAAAGAGTGAGTTCGAAAGTCAAGATTGTCTGGATCATATGCATTGATTTTGACCTGGCTTTTTTGGTTGGGACCATGAATGGTGCCTTTTGAACCCAAACGAGCATGTGGGGCTGAGCAAACTTTATGCATACATCCTGTACGTCTTTCTATGCAAGTAGTATGTCTCTTCTGTGCCTGGATTAGGGGCATTGCTCGTGTCCTTGGTGCGTGAGCACATGTTCTTGACCCCATCGTCTACCAGTGACCTCTTCTGAGGTAGATTTCAATTCAACCACTCTGTTGCTGTTATGCTTTATTGTAGAAGAAGGGCAGAGAAGCTCCAATGGTGAAATTCATTCGCAGGCCATGATATAGAAGATAGAAAAACATGGCAAGTTTCAGATTTAGCATGTGAACTTGCGTTGGATGACCGATAACAGGCAACAGCAcagtttaaaaaatcataataaaaaaaaacacttcatttTGCCAATAATTGGACATGATTTTCTAATGTTTCCTGTGATAGATTAGGGTCTAAACATCCCTTCGTTGCCGGTTGACGCCTTTTATAATGTCTCGGGAGACACTGAAGAAGGTACTTCGTCAGTATTTGCATCGTTTCCGACATTATTCGACCCATTGCAGGaccaagaaagagaaagaaaaagaaaaacacattatACATAAGCAAATTGCCTAACAAACTTGTATTAGTAGGAGGCTAGAAGCCAGCAAGTTTAATCAATTTCTTCCATGCAGGCCTGCTTGAAATGTCTTCTCATCAAGCattcactttctctctctctttcaccAAGTGCCCTAATCCAGCTTCACTGACTAGGTATCTAGTGGCAGGAAGACGGCTTAAATCAGCAAGCCTGAAGTTTTCTCCAGCTAAATATTTGCTCTCTAGACAACCTTTGCTCATACACATCCAAAACTTTCTCTGGCTTTTCCTCTTGGTAAGTTTCGGCCAGCTTGGAGTCACCTTTCGGCCCCCTTCTTGGGAGGATCACAACTTTAAAGACCAGATCATTGAAATTGTGGGCTTCAACCTCTAGCCATTGATCTACCAGAGCTTTCTCTTCTAGTGTAGTTCCAAGTAGATTTGGACCACGGTCTGCATACTTGGTTGCCTAGAATCTTACTAGATCCGTGGAACCATGCTCCAGGAGGCcgaattattttgtttctaaaaaataaataaatgatgttaagaagaaagaaaaaaaaattgtgactcGAGTTATAGATCCGATTGGATCGAAtagattgattttattttaattagattatataaaaaaataattacaacaaattaatcaaataaaaaaagtgatcactataacatgaaaaaaattcaaaaagaaaaaaacaatgtaactTAATTCCTAGCTAAATAAATATGgaagaacaaaaatgaattaaaaaaataaaaaataacttgagtcaacctgagttaacttaACAAAATTGTAGCTCGGGTAATAAGGGCGGGATAATTAAcccaatatataaaaagaatagaaaaaaaatcataaaacttaattcCCAACAAATCAATTATAGAAGGatgaaaccggaaaaaaaaatcaacaaacaaaaaggatctaaaaaaaacaatcaaaactagGTAAGATTACCAAACCCCATTACCTGGATTATGTTAATGAGATAACCAATAAAAgcctaaacaagaaaaataatgaagattaatttaaaaaagaactaaattttgaaggatgaaaccaaaagaagatgaaaatttctttgaaaaagaAGTGTTCCCATAAACAGAGTCAAGCCAACTTGAGTTAATTCACCAAACATGTGGCTTAGATCATGAAATCAGAATAActcgatagaaaaaaaataaaaaaaaatcataaagcctatttaaaaaaaaacaatgccaaatgatgaaataaaaaaaagttaataataataataaaatatcaatccaTGTCAACTTTTCAAACCTGTAACTCAGATCGTTAGACTGGAAAAACCATGAAACCTAATTTCCAACCAATCAGGTATTGAAGGaagaaatgagaggaaaaaatcaaatttacaaaaagatTCCTaacaaaaatagttattaaaagaataaggattaaaattgaaataaaaaaacaaattagagaaaactaataattttttaacaaaaggacaaaaaacagtaaaaaaaataaagatcaaattagaaaaaataatatgcaataaattaggattgaatgatgaaatcaaaaatagactgaaattaataaaaagcccaagaacaaaaattaaaaatcaaaagaataagaattaaaattaaaatctcaataaataaaaaaataactctgaAATGTTGAATGACCAGCATGAATTTTAAAAggatgagaaagaaaagaaaaaaaactagaaaaaaaacaccCTTGGCGACAAACTATCTCACTGCTAACACCACACACCACCCtaacaagaagaaaacattGTGACAATTCCaataactttcatgatttaattatttcactGTACAATCACAAGCAATCATTAAAGATTACCTGTAAAACAAGAATTAAAAtcattccttttcattttttactccttttttttctctcttaaaatatatcaaatgatcttattttttatataacataattatgaaattaaatttcctTGATTTCGTTGCAATTGACATGCATGTAAGTTGGTTCAAATATATCTttaccaattaaataaatataattctttTACATGTATAGGTATTCATTCTTGCACTAACTTACTCTCTACCTGTTTGAGGAGGAATTCAGGTAGCTTCTGCTCGCCAGAATCAAGATATCAACATGTTCATGATCAAATTCCACTCCTTTCTTTAGAAGGCAAGCCTAGCCTATctaatttatagtaaaatatctttggttatatatatagatatatattagTCTAAAAAAGGACACTTCTACCACAAGAACTAGGGCCGGCCACCGTCTACGGTCTACCAGTGGGCTCTTCTTAGGGGCACTACTCGTGTCCTTTGATTGCATGAGCACATGTTCTTGACCCCACCCTCAACCAGTGACCTCTTTTTAGGCAGATTTCAATTCAACTGGCCACTGTATTGCTGTTATGCTTTATAGTTAATGAAGCTGCAGGAAAGTTCAAGTGGATATATGGCCATTTCCCCGACTGATAATGGATTAATGAGCTGAGGGTTACCTGCAAAGCAAGCCCTCGTATGTTCTTAGAGGACATTTCAGTAGTTAAGTTAGCATAATGAACGAGAAGGATCAACCAAAAGAAGCGCAGAGAGAGTCTAATAAAATGGTAAGGGAGATCGATGCTGTAGTGATATGTAAATCGTGGTAAGGGTGATAgggatatttattttcttcgtGTACAGCATATCACATGATTTGCCTGACAAGTAGCTTATAATGAGAAAGGACTAGCTCAACTGACCAGTGGGCTCTTCTAGCAGGCAGTCGTGGCACTGTCACTTGCCTGTCatcttgaacaataaaaaatggcGAATGTTGTGTGAAATGGCGTGGACGTCAGTGGTTTTTTAAGAGAATACTCTCTTCACCTACGCAGGAGTCAGTCATGGTGATAGCTTGTAAGATTATTTATAGCCAGGAACAGGATACAGGGTAGAAAAACATGGCAGGTTTCAGGTGCGTGTACTTGCATTAGATGATATCGATAACAGGCCAAGGCAACTGCATGCACaactcaaaaaacaaataaaaataaattgacaatGCCTAGAAGGAAGAGGTGAGCTTCATTTTGccaatatttcttatattttatgtgATATATTAGGGGCCCAAAATCCTTTCAATGACGTCGGTTGATGCCTAGTATAATTCTTGGACGTCGTCACTAAAGAAGGTTACTTTGTCGATACTTGCATCGTTTGCATGCTGACTTTATTCACACCAAAGCaggacaaagaaagaaaaagaaaaagaaaaacacattatATAAGCAAATTGCACAACAAACGTCGACAAGTTGGTCGCTAGAAGCCAGCAAGATTCATCAGTTTCTTCCAAGCAGGCCTGCTTGAAATGTCCTCCCACCAAGCATTCAATTTCTTTCTGTCCTTCACCAAGTGCCCTAATCCAGCTTCGTTGACTAGGTATCTGGTGGCAGGCAGATGGCTTAAATCAGCAAGAGTGAAGCTATCTCCAGCTAAATATTTGCTCTTTGACAACCTTTTCTCATACACATCCAACACCTTCTCTAGCTTTTCCTCGTAAGTCCTGACCAGCTCGGAGTCACCTTGCTGCCCAATTCTTGGCAGGATTACAACTTGGAAGACTATATTGAACACCAGATCATTGAAGTTTTGGGCTTCAATTTCTAGCCATTGATCTACCAGAGCTTTCTCTTCTAGTGTATTTCCGAGTAGATTCGGTCCACGGTCTTCATACTTTGCTGCATAGTATCTTATGATTGCTCTGGACTCTGAAGGAAAATTTGAGAAAACacccacagaaaaaaaaaaagattatagatTCATTAAATGTTGTTTgccaattatgaaaaaataaattggaaaatcaTTCAGCTTTTCAGAAAGTTATTCTaagaaacaaaacattaaaaaatatttattaattgaaaatgaaaattgttttattcaaaacacGTGTTTTATACTTTTTCTAGAAAACTAAAAGAATaccaaattagttttttcttttcttttcttttcaagttcttcatttaaaaataaggattttttttattcacgtgATAGTAATATTCcttctatataattttaaattaaagtaaagAATTAATGgcctttttaatatatatatatatatatatatatatatatatatatatttaataaacttgtttaCTTAATTCccataaaaagtatttttaaaataaataaaaaactagagatgaaaaaaaaaagattattttatgagaataaaaacaaaaggatgataCCGTCAGTACTCTTaccaaaaagcttgaaatcaccATCTTCAACAACAGGAACTTGCCCAAAAGgctggaaaagaaaatatgCAAATAATTACATCAATAATTCATCGAATAAAGAGTTATATGTGCTCTAAAAACCAGAGTTAtacagttttcatgatttaattatttcagcATACAAACAAAACTAATAATCATTGCGAATTTCCCATAAAACAATAATCAGAATCattctttttcaatattgatctcctccctttctctcaattttaaaaatacaacaaattaataaccttatttttatatgataccATCATGAAACAAAACTTCGTTCCATATGAGTTGGTTCGAAGATATCTTTAaccattttttataaataaatatttttataaaaagatatcgtttcataaaaaaataatcatgagaGAGAGGCAAGCCAGAGTAGCTTGCAATAACGTTCTCTCTACCTGTTTGAGGAGGAATTCAGGTAGCTTCTGCTCACCGGAATCAAGATCAACATGTACAAGATCAAATTCCACTCCTTTCTCTAAGAGGCAAGCCATGACCCTTTGTGGGCAAACAGCCACGGCTGGACCATACACTTTAACAACCATGATCGATGAATTCTCTGTAACTTACCACTcactaaataaaacaaagagaatCTTGAGCTTGCCCAAAGGAGGATCCAACCTAGCTAATTTGCAGTTCAGATCCCAATATGGTCATATTTATAGCAGAATATCGTTGGTTATAAGCCGGGGGTTGTCACGTGAGCTCTGCCACAAGAACTCCAGGCTTGCCATGCAAGTCAAAGCAACATCGAATGAATTCTTCCCATTTTATGGTTATGGGGGTTGTCACATGCAAGAACAACCGGTGGGTGGAGGCCAAACTTTGGG encodes:
- the LOC133671683 gene encoding glutathione S-transferase F12-like; this encodes MVVKVYGPAVAVCPQRVMACLLEKGVEFDLVHVDLDSGEQKLPEFLLKQPFGQVPVVEDGDFKLFESRAIIRYYAAKYEDRGPNLLGNTLEEKALVDQWLEIEAQNFNDLVFNIVFQVVILPRIGQQGDSELVRTYEEKLEKVLDVYEKRLSKSKYLAGDSFTLADLSHLPATRYLVNEAGLGHLVKDRKKLNAWWEDISSRPAWKKLMNLAGF